From a single Nicotiana tomentosiformis chromosome 2, ASM39032v3, whole genome shotgun sequence genomic region:
- the LOC138904424 gene encoding uncharacterized protein yields MPDVQKYDRTLDPHEHITTYTTTVNGNDLAPHEIESVLLKKFGETLMKGALTWYSLLPEHSIDSFEMLVDSFIKAHAGARKVHARKADIFRIAQGESELLREFVIRFQKERMLLPAVPNKWVAEAFTKDLNLRSFDASRKLKKNLLEFQETTWADVYNWYESKLRIEDDQLGFPSSTKGRYREKNKEKSKYDFNTDRRSLRGNF; encoded by the coding sequence ATGCCAGATGTGCAAAAGTATGATAGGACTTTAGATCCCCATGAgcatatcaccacctatacaacgacGGTGAATGGGAACgatttagctccccacgagatTGAATCTGTCTTattaaagaaattcggggagaccctTATGAAGGGAgccctgacatggtattcgcTTTTGCCTGAGCACtccatagactcctttgagatgctcgtggactctttcatcaaggcccatgccggggccagaaaggtacatgcccgaaaggccgacatattcaggattgcacaaGGAGAATCCGAGTTGCTGCGGGAATTTGTGATCAGAtttcagaaggaaaggatgttgctacCAGCCGTACCGAATAAATGGGTAGCTGAAGCATTTACTAAAGATCTGAATTTGAGGAGTTTTGATGCTTCTcgaaaattgaagaaaaatctgCTCGAGTTCCAAGAGACAACATGGGCAGATGTTTACAACTGGTACGAATCAAAGTTAAGAATCGAGGATGATCAGCTCGGTTTCCCGTCATCAACCAAGGGTCGATaccgggagaagaataaagagaaatcgaaatatgatttcaacacaGATCGACGATCTTTGAGGGGCAATTTTTGA